One window from the genome of Cardiocondyla obscurior isolate alpha-2009 linkage group LG04, Cobs3.1, whole genome shotgun sequence encodes:
- the Mesh gene encoding protein mesh isoform X2 encodes MRSRASWMELDCIFALSKWIFLFACVLSITSRGIIAQNTSETFESAFGLNLPESIENESTEENVSLPPQTKEALLKEEVENFAVEEEDLTPIEKNDDVKNPVPVLPKVENTFAARGETGTDSVTVKKPSGKKVQAKTGKYVRYDSKLPEAYRYAPRPDDNPPFYALKEDRLKEIRSEFMYWYFDKGGDDEKGDYQSALQATNLQIHKNLNFQLPFFGFRFNYTRLTVNGYLEFSDPPEHLTYPLVFPIKDWPKKNDPSFIGIFFSKCRIGLLREHDIDRRKPGVYFRLERDLQGRTDQFGVEMRERVMWDIREGVVGADSFVPKHALIATWKNMSFTGGIDLSLHRTNTFQLVLATDEVFTYAIFNYLNIQWTSHTEAGGDTTLGENGVPAYVGFNAGNGTQSYEYKPYSQATTIRDLTSRGWANGFPGRHIFRIDEKIMLGTCNKDIAGAHLPLVFAPESGNMLGGTVVNITGPCFNESQKIKCRFENEVVMGTVVDRNRAICVQPFLKYEGYIRFYVAIDSGTYDWKGKYFVETPATATERIFFTDKEAVHLKNPPNIRITWNAYNLTSRQEAGVHISLWGYRETKTRPEFEYIALLDKSSTNTGKYDIKPDKYKNAYNPYHQDMVFGFIQINLTEPHLYSGLAITPSLWSRPIPLGWYFSPQWERQLGSKWPQKVCDKWIMHDRYLKNFAAEIALCPCILEHALYDKGRFLPDFNCDKDSNIDCYYNQYAVHCVRTGSPNMDGSEQQCCYDKNGYLMLTYDQQWGSRPHRSHNLGFFPWNEANKVPTLSQWWHDVVPMYACCLWQEEQAVGCETFRFERRPSQDCIAYQSPGVAAVFGDPHFVTFDGVEYTFNGKGEFVLLRVNDIKDKLDVQGRFEQMPSNLYGQVMATHLTSIVVRGNNSATIEVRLRPKHAQWRYRLDVFADGQKVYFDRQSLKFQHFPGVVVYTPTYILNQSEVIVMLDTGCGVEVVENEGFLSARTYLPWSYLNKTRGLFGVWNFDRTDDLRSPSGFEVALTNLNHSDVIHKDFALHWMLEDKENQHLGAALFHREFGRTASYYANRTFEPEYRKYPIEMLPQNRSKDIFRAADLCGDSYQCQYDYAMTLNRDLAHFTRNYYDTYTKIRALNDKEVVSCGVLETPRFGRKNNFLFIPGTKVNFECNQDFILIGDQRRVCTPEGYWNTPEYGYTECLRQQEYSSRQAGITTGIVLACLIPILLIVICVGYRALKSRKEHREQDEILERTRQAELQRLRKIGEDEESIPYTPSKATEIN; translated from the exons ATGCGATCTCGAGCGTCGTGGATGGAGCTCGATTGCATTTTCGCATTATCGAAATGGATCTTCCTTTTCGCCTGTGTACTCTCGATAACATCACGCGGAATTATCGCGCAAAATACCAGCGAAACGTTCGAAAGTGCATTCGGATTAAATTTACCTGAATCGATCGAGAACGAAAGCACGGAAGAGAATGTCAGTTTGCCGCCGCAAACGAAAGAGGCTCTTCTCAAGGAGGAGGTTGAAAATTTCGCCGTGGAAGAGGAAGATTTAACTCCCATTGAGAAGAACGACGACGTGAAAAATCCGGTGCCAGTTCTGCCGAAAGTGGAAAATACTTTCGCAGCGAGAGGCGAAACTGGGACGGATTCGGTCACTGTTAAGAAACCTTCCGGTAAAAAGGTGCAAGCAAAGACCGGGAAATATGTGAGATATG ATTCGAAGTTACCCGAGGCATATAGATACGCTCCTCGTCCGGATGATAATCCACCTTTTTATGCACTAAAAGAAGAcagattaaaagaaattcgaTCAGAATTTATGTATTGGTACTTCGATAAGGGCGGCGACGACGAAAAGGGCGATTATCAATCGGCTCTACAAGCAACAAATCTACAGATTCATAAGAACCTGAACTTTCAACTGCCATTCTTTGGCTTTAGATTCAACTACACAAGA TTGACTGTTAACGGGTACTTGGAGTTCAGCGATCCGCCGGAGCACCTTACGTACCCTCTTGTGTTCCCTATTAAAGACTGGCCTAAAAAGAACGATCCCAGCTTCATCGGCATTTTCTTCAGCAAATGTCGCATAGGATTATTAAGAGAACACGATATTGATCGAAGGAAACCCGGGGTGTATTTCag GCTCGAGAGGGATTTACAAGGTAGAACCGATCAGTTTGGCGTGGAGATGCGAGAGCGTGTCATGTGGGATATCCGTGAGGGAGTTGTCGGCGCGGATTCATTTGTGCCTAAGCATGCCCTTATTGCGACTTGGAAGAACATGTCCTTCACGGGTGGCATCGATTTGTCGCTTCACAGAACTAACACGTTCCAACTGGTTCTAGCCACCGATGAAGTTTTTACTTACGCTATTTTCAATTACCTCAACATTCAGTGGACTAGTCACACCGAGGCTGGTGGTGATACAACGCTAGGCGAGAATGGAGTCCCTGCATAT GTGGGATTTAATGCTGGAAACGGTACTCAGAGTTACGAGTATAAACCTTATTCTCAAGCGACCACGATTCGCGACTTAACAAGTAGGGGATGGGCGAACGGCTTTCCAGGACGGCACATTTTCAGGATAGATGAGAAGATAATGCTGGGCACCTGTAATAAAGATATAG CTGGAGCACATTTGCCGCTGGTTTTTGCACCGGAATCCGGAAACATGTTGGGCGGCACCGTTGTCAACATTACTGGGCCATGCTTCAACGAGAGCCAAAAGATCAAATGCCGTTTCGAGAATGAGGTGGTGATGGGTACGGTAGTAGACAGAAATCGCGCAATTTGCGTTCAGCCGTTCTTAAAGTACGAAGGCTACATACGTTTCTATGTCGCTATCGACAGTGGTACTTATGATTggaaaggaaaatattttgttg AAACTCCAGCTACGGCGACAGAGAGAATTTTCTTTACTGATAAAGAGGCCGTTCACTTGAAAAATCCACCGAATATAAGAATTACGTGGAATGCATATAATTTGACTAGCAGACAAGAAGCTGGAGTACACATATCGCTATGGGGATACAGAGAAACCAAGACAAGACCCGAGTTTGAATACATAGCGCTTTTGGAT aaatCATCTACAAATACTGGCAAATACGATATCAAACCAGATAAATATAAGAACGCGTACAATCCGTATCACCAGGACATGGTGTTTGGTTTCATTCAAATCAACTTGACTGAACCTCACTTGTATTCCGGGTTAGCGATAACACC GAGCTTATGGAGCAGACCTATTCCACTCGGCTGGTACTTTTCTCCTCAATGGGAACGGCAACTCGGGTCGAAATGGCCTCAGAAAGTCTGCGATAAATGGATTATGCACGATCGATATCTCAAAAACTTCGCCGCCGAAATAGCGCTTTGTCCTTGCATCCTGGAGCACGCCTTGTACGACAAAGGTCGTTTCCTTCCTGATTTCAATTGCGATAAAGATTCTAATATTGATTGTTATTATAATCAGTACGCGGTTCACTGTGTAAGAACAGGTTCGCCCaa TATGGACGGTTCGGAGCAACAGTGTTGCTATGATAAAAACGGCTATCTGATGCTGACGTATGATCAACAATGGGGATCACGACCACATCGATCTCACAATTTAGGCTTCTTCCCGTGGAATGAGGCCAACAAAGTGCCGACTCTTTCACAATGGTGGCACGACGTGGTGCCTATGTACGCATGTTGTCTTTGGCAGGAAGAACAAGCTGTCGGCTGTGAGACGTTCCGATTCGAAAGAAGACCGTCACAGGACTGCATTGCTTATCAGTCGCCAGGAGTGGCGGCGGTATTTGGCGATCCTCACTTTGTCACGTTCGACGGCGTGGAGTATACCTTTAATGGCAAAGGCGAATTCGTTCTACTACGAGTAAATGATATCAAAGATAAACTTGATGTACAAGGTAGATTCGAACAAATGCCGAGCAACCTTTACGGTCAGGTGATGGCGACGCATCTTACTTCAATAGTAG TGAGAGGTAATAATTCTGCTACCATTGAGGTGCGTTTAAGACCAAAGCATGCACAGTGGCGATATCGGCTCGACGTTTTTGCGGATGGCCAAAAAGTGTACTTTGACAGACAGTCTTTAAAGTTTCAACATTTCCCTGGCGTCGTCGTTTACACTCCTACGTACATTTTAAATCAGAGCGAGGTCATTGTTATGCTTGATACTGGTTGTGGGGTGGAGGTTGTGGAGAACGAAGGGTTTCTATCCGCTCGAACGTATTTACCGTGGTCatatttg AATAAAACCAGAGGGTTGTTTGGTGTTTGGAATTTCGATCGCACAGACGATCTGAGAAGTCCGTCGGGATTTGAAGTCGCGCTCACTAATTTGAATCATTCGGATGTTATTCACAAGGACTTTGCGTTGCATTGGATGCTCGAAGATAAAGAGAATCAGCATTTAGGAGCGGCTTTGTTTCATAGAGAATTCGGTAGAACGGCGAGCTATTATGCTAATCGTACGTTCGAGCCGGAGTATCGAAAATATCCGATAGAGATGCTCCCGCAGAACAGGTCGAAGGACATATTCCGCGCGGCTGATCTGTGCGGTGACTCGTATCAGTGTCAGTATGACTACGCTATGACACTGAATCGAGATTTGGCGCATTTTACCCGAAATTACTACGACACTTACACCAAAATTCGAGCGTTGAATGATAAAGAAG ttGTATCTTGCGGTGTATTGGAAACACCGCGCTTTGGGCgcaagaataattttctatttatccCGGGGACGAAAGTAAACTTCGAGTGCAATCaggattttatattaattggcGATCAACGTCGGGTGTGCACGCCAGAAGGATACTGGAACACTCCGGAGTACGGATACACGGAATGCCTTC GTCAGCAAGAATATAGTTCCCGTCAAGCGGGAATTACCACCGGCATAGTGCTCGCTTGCCTGATCCCCATTCTGTTGATAGTCATTTGTGTCGGATATCGAGCTCTCAAGAGCCGCAAGGAACACCGGGAACAAGATGAGATCTTAGAAAG AACGAGGCAGGCGGAACTGCAACGGTTGCGGAAAATCGGCGAGGACGAGGAGTCGATACCCTACACTCCGAGCAAGGCCACggagattaattaa
- the Mesh gene encoding protein mesh isoform X1, with protein sequence MRSRASWMELDCIFALSKWIFLFACVLSITSRGIIAQNTSETFESAFGLNLPESIENESTEENVSLPPQTKEALLKEEVENFAVEEEDLTPIEKNDDVKNPVPVLPKVENTFAARGETGTDSVTVKKPSGKKVQAKTGKYVRYDSKLPEAYRYAPRPDDNPPFYALKEDRLKEIRSEFMYWYFDKGGDDEKGDYQSALQATNLQIHKNLNFQLPFFGFRFNYTRLTVNGYLEFSDPPEHLTYPLVFPIKDWPKKNDPSFIGIFFSKCRIGLLREHDIDRRKPGVYFRLERDLQGRTDQFGVEMRERVMWDIREGVVGADSFVPKHALIATWKNMSFTGGIDLSLHRTNTFQLVLATDEVFTYAIFNYLNIQWTSHTEAGGDTTLGENGVPAYVGFNAGNGTQSYEYKPYSQATTIRDLTSRGWANGFPGRHIFRIDEKIMLGTCNKDIAGAHLPLVFAPESGNMLGGTVVNITGPCFNESQKIKCRFENEVVMGTVVDRNRAICVQPFLKYEGYIRFYVAIDSGTYDWKGKYFVETPATATERIFFTDKEAVHLKNPPNIRITWNAYNLTSRQEAGVHISLWGYRETKTRPEFEYIALLDKSSTNTGKYDIKPDKYKNAYNPYHQDMVFGFIQINLTEPHLYSGLAITPSLWSRPIPLGWYFSPQWERQLGSKWPQKVCDKWIMHDRYLKNFAAEIALCPCILEHALYDKGRFLPDFNCDKDSNIDCYYNQYAVHCVRTGSPNMDGSEQQCCYDKNGYLMLTYDQQWGSRPHRSHNLGFFPWNEANKVPTLSQWWHDVVPMYACCLWQEEQAVGCETFRFERRPSQDCIAYQSPGVAAVFGDPHFVTFDGVEYTFNGKGEFVLLRVNDIKDKLDVQGRFEQMPSNLYGQVMATHLTSIVVRGNNSATIEVRLRPKHAQWRYRLDVFADGQKVYFDRQSLKFQHFPGVVVYTPTYILNQSEVIVMLDTGCGVEVVENEGFLSARTYLPWSYLNKTRGLFGVWNFDRTDDLRSPSGFEVALTNLNHSDVIHKDFALHWMLEDKENQHLGAALFHREFGRTASYYANRTFEPEYRKYPIEMLPQNRSKDIFRAADLCGDSYQCQYDYAMTLNRDLAHFTRNYYDTYTKIRALNDKEVVSCGVLETPRFGRKNNFLFIPGTKVNFECNQDFILIGDQRRVCTPEGYWNTPEYGYTECLRHIEYVQRTAWTVMGIICAVLIPVVACIVGAFIYIRRNSLRGGSMKSWRYSERDSGIDNESTLKQTAPLKSYDDRAITPISDTSTIETNSGTRKRRTYDKVYRTHEPLPNRPDIEFEDKEWDLKYPSSTAGSDSGTDSIRKTGSPSKESDV encoded by the exons ATGCGATCTCGAGCGTCGTGGATGGAGCTCGATTGCATTTTCGCATTATCGAAATGGATCTTCCTTTTCGCCTGTGTACTCTCGATAACATCACGCGGAATTATCGCGCAAAATACCAGCGAAACGTTCGAAAGTGCATTCGGATTAAATTTACCTGAATCGATCGAGAACGAAAGCACGGAAGAGAATGTCAGTTTGCCGCCGCAAACGAAAGAGGCTCTTCTCAAGGAGGAGGTTGAAAATTTCGCCGTGGAAGAGGAAGATTTAACTCCCATTGAGAAGAACGACGACGTGAAAAATCCGGTGCCAGTTCTGCCGAAAGTGGAAAATACTTTCGCAGCGAGAGGCGAAACTGGGACGGATTCGGTCACTGTTAAGAAACCTTCCGGTAAAAAGGTGCAAGCAAAGACCGGGAAATATGTGAGATATG ATTCGAAGTTACCCGAGGCATATAGATACGCTCCTCGTCCGGATGATAATCCACCTTTTTATGCACTAAAAGAAGAcagattaaaagaaattcgaTCAGAATTTATGTATTGGTACTTCGATAAGGGCGGCGACGACGAAAAGGGCGATTATCAATCGGCTCTACAAGCAACAAATCTACAGATTCATAAGAACCTGAACTTTCAACTGCCATTCTTTGGCTTTAGATTCAACTACACAAGA TTGACTGTTAACGGGTACTTGGAGTTCAGCGATCCGCCGGAGCACCTTACGTACCCTCTTGTGTTCCCTATTAAAGACTGGCCTAAAAAGAACGATCCCAGCTTCATCGGCATTTTCTTCAGCAAATGTCGCATAGGATTATTAAGAGAACACGATATTGATCGAAGGAAACCCGGGGTGTATTTCag GCTCGAGAGGGATTTACAAGGTAGAACCGATCAGTTTGGCGTGGAGATGCGAGAGCGTGTCATGTGGGATATCCGTGAGGGAGTTGTCGGCGCGGATTCATTTGTGCCTAAGCATGCCCTTATTGCGACTTGGAAGAACATGTCCTTCACGGGTGGCATCGATTTGTCGCTTCACAGAACTAACACGTTCCAACTGGTTCTAGCCACCGATGAAGTTTTTACTTACGCTATTTTCAATTACCTCAACATTCAGTGGACTAGTCACACCGAGGCTGGTGGTGATACAACGCTAGGCGAGAATGGAGTCCCTGCATAT GTGGGATTTAATGCTGGAAACGGTACTCAGAGTTACGAGTATAAACCTTATTCTCAAGCGACCACGATTCGCGACTTAACAAGTAGGGGATGGGCGAACGGCTTTCCAGGACGGCACATTTTCAGGATAGATGAGAAGATAATGCTGGGCACCTGTAATAAAGATATAG CTGGAGCACATTTGCCGCTGGTTTTTGCACCGGAATCCGGAAACATGTTGGGCGGCACCGTTGTCAACATTACTGGGCCATGCTTCAACGAGAGCCAAAAGATCAAATGCCGTTTCGAGAATGAGGTGGTGATGGGTACGGTAGTAGACAGAAATCGCGCAATTTGCGTTCAGCCGTTCTTAAAGTACGAAGGCTACATACGTTTCTATGTCGCTATCGACAGTGGTACTTATGATTggaaaggaaaatattttgttg AAACTCCAGCTACGGCGACAGAGAGAATTTTCTTTACTGATAAAGAGGCCGTTCACTTGAAAAATCCACCGAATATAAGAATTACGTGGAATGCATATAATTTGACTAGCAGACAAGAAGCTGGAGTACACATATCGCTATGGGGATACAGAGAAACCAAGACAAGACCCGAGTTTGAATACATAGCGCTTTTGGAT aaatCATCTACAAATACTGGCAAATACGATATCAAACCAGATAAATATAAGAACGCGTACAATCCGTATCACCAGGACATGGTGTTTGGTTTCATTCAAATCAACTTGACTGAACCTCACTTGTATTCCGGGTTAGCGATAACACC GAGCTTATGGAGCAGACCTATTCCACTCGGCTGGTACTTTTCTCCTCAATGGGAACGGCAACTCGGGTCGAAATGGCCTCAGAAAGTCTGCGATAAATGGATTATGCACGATCGATATCTCAAAAACTTCGCCGCCGAAATAGCGCTTTGTCCTTGCATCCTGGAGCACGCCTTGTACGACAAAGGTCGTTTCCTTCCTGATTTCAATTGCGATAAAGATTCTAATATTGATTGTTATTATAATCAGTACGCGGTTCACTGTGTAAGAACAGGTTCGCCCaa TATGGACGGTTCGGAGCAACAGTGTTGCTATGATAAAAACGGCTATCTGATGCTGACGTATGATCAACAATGGGGATCACGACCACATCGATCTCACAATTTAGGCTTCTTCCCGTGGAATGAGGCCAACAAAGTGCCGACTCTTTCACAATGGTGGCACGACGTGGTGCCTATGTACGCATGTTGTCTTTGGCAGGAAGAACAAGCTGTCGGCTGTGAGACGTTCCGATTCGAAAGAAGACCGTCACAGGACTGCATTGCTTATCAGTCGCCAGGAGTGGCGGCGGTATTTGGCGATCCTCACTTTGTCACGTTCGACGGCGTGGAGTATACCTTTAATGGCAAAGGCGAATTCGTTCTACTACGAGTAAATGATATCAAAGATAAACTTGATGTACAAGGTAGATTCGAACAAATGCCGAGCAACCTTTACGGTCAGGTGATGGCGACGCATCTTACTTCAATAGTAG TGAGAGGTAATAATTCTGCTACCATTGAGGTGCGTTTAAGACCAAAGCATGCACAGTGGCGATATCGGCTCGACGTTTTTGCGGATGGCCAAAAAGTGTACTTTGACAGACAGTCTTTAAAGTTTCAACATTTCCCTGGCGTCGTCGTTTACACTCCTACGTACATTTTAAATCAGAGCGAGGTCATTGTTATGCTTGATACTGGTTGTGGGGTGGAGGTTGTGGAGAACGAAGGGTTTCTATCCGCTCGAACGTATTTACCGTGGTCatatttg AATAAAACCAGAGGGTTGTTTGGTGTTTGGAATTTCGATCGCACAGACGATCTGAGAAGTCCGTCGGGATTTGAAGTCGCGCTCACTAATTTGAATCATTCGGATGTTATTCACAAGGACTTTGCGTTGCATTGGATGCTCGAAGATAAAGAGAATCAGCATTTAGGAGCGGCTTTGTTTCATAGAGAATTCGGTAGAACGGCGAGCTATTATGCTAATCGTACGTTCGAGCCGGAGTATCGAAAATATCCGATAGAGATGCTCCCGCAGAACAGGTCGAAGGACATATTCCGCGCGGCTGATCTGTGCGGTGACTCGTATCAGTGTCAGTATGACTACGCTATGACACTGAATCGAGATTTGGCGCATTTTACCCGAAATTACTACGACACTTACACCAAAATTCGAGCGTTGAATGATAAAGAAG ttGTATCTTGCGGTGTATTGGAAACACCGCGCTTTGGGCgcaagaataattttctatttatccCGGGGACGAAAGTAAACTTCGAGTGCAATCaggattttatattaattggcGATCAACGTCGGGTGTGCACGCCAGAAGGATACTGGAACACTCCGGAGTACGGATACACGGAATGCCTTC GTCACATCGAGTACGTTCAGCGTACAGCGTGGACCGTAATGGGGATTATTTGCGCCGTGTTAATACCCGTGGTGGCCTGCATCGTCGgtgcttttatttatataagaagGAACTCGTTGCGGGGAGGTTCGATGAAATCCTGGCGTTATTCCGAGCGCGACTCTGGTATTGACAATGAATCTACGTTGAAGCAGACCGCGCCGTTAAAATCGTACGACGATAGGGCCATTACTCCAATTAGCGACACTAGCACAATTGAAACTAATAGCGGCACTAGGAAGCGCCGTACTTACGACAAAGTGTACCGCACCCACGAACCCTTACCCAATAGACCGGACATTGAGTTCGAGGATAAAGAATGGGATCTGAAGTATCCCAGTTCGACCGCGGGCTCGGATTCGGGCACGGATTCGATTAGAAAAACAGGCAGCCCTTCGAAAGAGAGTGACGTctag